From Mus musculus strain C57BL/6J chromosome 8, GRCm38.p6 C57BL/6J, a single genomic window includes:
- the Defb38 gene encoding beta-defensin 38 precursor has translation MKISCFLLLILSLYFFQINQAIGPDTKKCVQRKNACHYFECPWLYYSVGTCYKGKGKCCQKRY, from the exons ATGAAGATCTCCTGCTTTCTGCTACTGATCCTCTCTCTATATTTCTTCCAGATCAACCAAG CTATTGGCCCTGACACAAAAAAATGTGTCCAAAGGAAAAATGCCTGTCACTACTTTGAATGCCCATGGTTGTATTATTCTGTTGGCACCTGTTATAAAGGAAAAGGCAAGTGTTGCCAAAAACGCTATTAG